One stretch of Chitinophaga pendula DNA includes these proteins:
- a CDS encoding SusD/RagB family nutrient-binding outer membrane lipoprotein yields MLYRPLLYLGIPVLLALSGCTKNFEEINKNPFGSVDTDLNPDFALTAAQLQQAQRSIYLFQPVDLFQLQQNLNGDVYAGYMMSPNPFSSGNNLNYALIDSWNSAAFDVAYTNVMNPTTKAAAYSKERIKDLYAMSKIIRVEAMHRVSDLYGPIIYTKYDQVTPDNSIEYDSQQEAYYAFFADLKTAIDILTPIYTQPVSDVFKRADLVYGGSYKQWLQFANSLRLRLAIRIAIADPAKAKAEGEAALANAAGLLSAAGDNFQVDIGTTTHPLNTISGSWTDIRMGAPMESILGGYADPRISKYFLPAKDPVVAGQYKGIRNGVDLDAKIRYENYSVLAELPSKLLLMTAAEAWFLKAEAAIRGWAGAGEALFNYNTGIQTSFNQYGLGDAASYYTDNKKVPKPYIDPKSVVARANDVPAGDPHLSTVTIRWEESDAFERKLERIITQKWIAMFPEGEEAWAEFRRTGYPKLFPVVLNKSQGAIKEGDFISRLNFSINEYATNQAALLRAVSLLGGPDNGGTKLWWDK; encoded by the coding sequence ATGCTATATAGACCGCTATTGTATTTAGGTATTCCGGTATTGCTGGCGTTATCCGGATGTACTAAAAATTTCGAGGAAATCAATAAGAACCCATTCGGATCGGTGGATACAGATCTCAATCCTGATTTTGCGTTAACGGCTGCGCAGTTGCAGCAGGCACAACGTAGCATTTACCTGTTTCAGCCTGTGGACCTGTTCCAGTTACAGCAGAACCTGAACGGGGATGTGTACGCTGGTTATATGATGTCTCCCAATCCGTTTTCCAGCGGGAACAATCTCAACTATGCATTAATTGACAGCTGGAATAGTGCTGCTTTCGATGTGGCGTACACCAATGTCATGAATCCAACTACAAAGGCTGCTGCCTACTCTAAAGAGCGGATCAAAGACCTCTACGCGATGTCTAAGATCATACGGGTGGAGGCGATGCATCGGGTAAGTGATCTGTACGGCCCTATCATTTATACTAAATATGATCAGGTGACACCTGACAATAGTATTGAGTATGATAGTCAGCAGGAGGCTTATTACGCTTTTTTTGCAGACCTGAAGACGGCTATCGACATTCTTACTCCTATATATACGCAGCCTGTATCGGATGTATTCAAGCGGGCGGACCTGGTCTATGGGGGCAGTTATAAACAATGGTTACAGTTTGCCAATAGTTTACGTTTACGGTTGGCGATACGGATCGCTATTGCTGATCCTGCCAAGGCAAAGGCGGAAGGGGAGGCGGCGCTGGCGAATGCTGCGGGTTTGCTGTCGGCCGCGGGAGATAACTTCCAGGTAGACATCGGCACTACCACACATCCGTTGAACACGATCAGTGGCAGCTGGACGGATATCCGCATGGGGGCTCCTATGGAATCCATCCTGGGAGGGTATGCTGATCCCCGGATAAGTAAATATTTCCTACCTGCCAAGGACCCTGTTGTTGCCGGCCAGTACAAAGGTATCCGTAACGGCGTAGATTTGGACGCCAAGATCAGGTATGAGAATTATTCGGTGCTGGCGGAATTGCCCAGCAAGTTATTATTGATGACGGCGGCGGAGGCCTGGTTTCTGAAGGCGGAGGCAGCTATACGAGGGTGGGCTGGTGCCGGCGAGGCGCTATTCAATTATAATACCGGTATCCAAACCTCTTTCAACCAGTATGGGCTGGGAGATGCAGCAAGTTACTATACAGATAACAAAAAGGTGCCGAAGCCATATATAGATCCCAAGTCGGTTGTGGCCCGGGCGAATGATGTGCCTGCAGGTGATCCTCATTTGAGTACGGTGACTATACGGTGGGAGGAATCGGATGCTTTTGAGCGGAAGCTGGAGCGGATCATTACGCAGAAATGGATTGCCATGTTCCCGGAAGGAGAAGAAGCCTGGGCGGAATTCAGGCGTACAGGATATCCCAAATTGTTTCCGGTAGTGTTGAACAAGAGCCAGGGGGCTATTAAGGAAGGGGATTTTATCAGCCGGTTGAATTTCAGTATTAATGAATACGCGACTAACCAGGCTGCGTTGTTGCGTGCGGTTAGTTTACTGGGAGGCCCGGATAATGGGGGCACTAAGTTATGGTGGGATAAGTAA